In Carassius gibelio isolate Cgi1373 ecotype wild population from Czech Republic chromosome B4, carGib1.2-hapl.c, whole genome shotgun sequence, one DNA window encodes the following:
- the LOC127956511 gene encoding filamin-C isoform X11 → MMSNNTYFDQQLPPQYYQGTDNGEDGDEEMPATEKDLAEDAPWKKIQQNTFTRWCNEHLKCLNKKINDLQKDLSDGLKLIGLLEVLSQKKMYRKYHARPNFRQMKLENVSVALEFLEREHIKLVSIDSKAIVDGNLKLILGLIWTLILHYSISMPMWEDEDDEDARKLTPKQRLLGWIQNKVPQLPINNFHRDWRDGKALGALVDNCAPGLCPDWETWDPSQPVENAREAMQQADDWLGVPQVIAPEEIVDPNVDEHSVMTYLSQFPKAKLKPGAPLRSKTLHPKRAKAYGPGIEPRGNVVLRPAEFVVETVEAGLGEVLVYVEDPEGHTEEARVIPKNDRNRSYSVLYVPKVEGLHKVKVLFAGQDIDRSPFLVNVSKALGDPNKVQARGPGLEPVGNVANKPTYFDIYTAGAGAGDVGVIIVDSQGRRDTVEIILENKGDSVFRCTYGPILEGPHTIYVTFAGQQIPRSPFTVHISEASNPNACRAIGRGLQPKGVRVKEVADFKVYTKGAGSGELRVQVKGPRGGDEPVKVQELGDGVYECDYYPIFTGKYIITITWGGHAIPRSPFEVVISEDAGPQKVRAWGPGLETGMVGKSADFVVEAIGTEVGTLGFSIEGPSQAKIECDDKGDGSCDVLYWPTEPGDYAVHVICDDEDIKDSPFMAHILPAANDVFPEKIKCYGPGLEPTGCIVNKPAEFTIDARGAGRGHLQIYAQDSEGFPINIQITDNGDSTYFCIYIPTKPIKHTIVITWGEVNVPNSPFRVAIGEGSHPENVKVHGPGVEKTGLKASEPTYFTVDCSEAGQGDVSIGIKCAPGVVGPAEADIDFDIIKNDNDTFTVKYTPPGAGRYTIMVLFADQEIPISPFRIKVDPSHDANKVKAEGPGLNKTGVEVGKPTHFTIYTKGAGKATPEVHFTTAGKGEAVSDFEIIDNHDYSFTVRYTALQQGNMSISVCHGGDPIPKSPFTITVAPPLDLNKVKVQGLNNKVDVGKDEEFTINTRGAGGQGKVDVKITSPSRRPIPCKVESGTSNEVYTVKYIPPEEGPYKVDISYDGNPVPGSPFTVEGEMPPDPSKVRAYGPGLKGGIVGKPAPFAIDTKGAGTGGLGLTVEGPCEAKIECQDNGDGSCSVSYLPTEPGEYSINILFADAHIPGSPFKAMVQSVFDPSKVTASGPGLERGKVNEAASFTVDCSKAGEAELTIEIISDSGAQAEVHVQNNSDGTYSITYIPPFHGMYTITIKYGGHAVPKFPARVQVDPALDTSGIKVYGPGVEPRGVLREVTTHFVIDTRVHSKMGGNHVKVRIVNPSGANTDAYITDKGDGTYRVEYTAFEDGVHLIEVLYDDVPVPKSPFRVAVTEGCDPSRVRAYGPGLEEGLVNKPNRFTVETRGAGTGGLGLAIEGPSEAKMSCKDNKDGSCSVEYIPFTPGEYDVNITFGGLPIPGSPFRVPVRELVDPSKVKCSGPGLGSGVRAHVPQTFTVDCSKAGLAPLEVLLYGPTGMTEPVNITDNGEGIHTVTYTPAKDGPYTVCVKYADQEVPRSPFKIKVLPAHDASKVRASGPGLNASGVPASLPVEFTIDARDAGEGLLTVQILDPEGKPKKANIRDNRDGTYTVSYVPDMTGRYTITIKYGGDEIPYSPYRIHALPSGDASKCHVTVSIGGHGLGSGLGPTIQIGEETVITVDAKAAGKGKVTCKVSTPDGAELDVDVVENADGTFDIYYTAPEPGKYVITIRFGGEHIPNSPFHVVASDTIPIIEEPCDKLQLQQPYAPYQGYTPHWATEEPVTAVDAMEPMLRPFNLVIPFTVQKGEITGEVRMPSGKTARPHITDNKDGTVTVKYAPTEKGLHEMDIKYDGNHIPGSPLQFYVDAINSGHVNAYGPGLSHGMVNKPATFTIVTKDAGEGGLSLAVEGPSKAEISCKDNKDGTCTVSYLPTAPGDYNIIVKFDDKHIAGSPFTAKITGDDSMRTSELNVGTSTDVSLKITETDLSSLTASIRAPSGNEEPCLLKRLPNRHIGISFTPKEVGEHVVSVKKNGKHVTNSPFKIMVGQSEIGDASKVKVFGKGLIEGHTFEVAEFIVDTRTAGYGGLGLSIEGPSKVDINCSDVEDGTCKVTYCPTEPGTYIINIKFADQHVPGSPFTVKVLGEGRMKESITRKRQAPSIASVGSTCDLNLKIPGESGTQEMTAQVTSPSGNTEDAEIIEGEDSTYSVRFVPQEMGPHTVNVKYRGQHVPGSPFQFTVGPLGEGGPHKVRAGGTGLDRGVAGVPAEFSIWTREAGAGGLSIAVEGPSKAEISFEDRKDGSCGVAYVVQEPGDYEVSIKFNDEHIPDSPFIVPIASVSDDGRLLTVTSLQEMGLKVNQEASFAVQLNGARGAIDAKVHTPSGAVEECYITELDNDKHAIRFIPRENGVHSIDVRFNGSHIPGSPFKIRVGEPGQAGDPGMVTAFGAGLEGGTTGVPSDFIVNTCNAGSGALSVTIDGPSKVKMDCQECPEGYKVTYTPMAPGSYLISIKYGGPQHIVGSPFKAKVSGARLSGGHSLHETSSVLVETVMKSSSVAGSFSTLPKFSSDASKVISRGAGLSKAFIGQKNTFTVDCSKAGTNMLMVGVHGPKTPCEEVYVKHMGNRMYNVTYTVKEKGDYILIVKWGEEMVPGSPFHVTVP, encoded by the exons ATAGTAAAGCTATAGTGGACGGCAACCTAAAACTGATCCTGGGGCTGATATGGACCCTTATTCTGCACTACTCTATTTCCATGCCCATGTGGGAGGATGAGGACGATGAAGACGCCCGGAAGCTGACGCCCAAACAGCGCCTTCTGGGCTGGATCCAGAACAAGGTCCCCCAGCTGCCCATCAACAACTTCCACAGGGACTGGAGAGATGGCAAAGCCCTCGGTGCACTGGTGGATAATTGCGCACCTG GCCTGTGTCCGGACTGGGAGACATGGGACCCGAGTCAGCCAGTGGAGAATGCAAGAGAAGCCATGCAACAAGCTGACGACTGGCTCGGTGTGCCTCAG GTGATCGCACCTGAGGAGATCGTGGATCCTAATGTGGACGAGCACTCAGTGATGACCTACCTGTCTCAGTTCCCCAAAGCCAAACTCAAGCCTGGTGCCCCACTGCGATCTAAAACCCTGCACCCCAAGAGAGCCAAGGCCTATGGTCCAG GGATTGAGCCCAGAGGTAATGTTGTGTTGAGGCCAGCTGAGTTTGTGGTGGAGACCGTGGAGGCCGGGCTTGGAGAGGTGTTGGTGTACGTGGAGGATCCAGAAGGCCACACAGAAGAG GCCAGAGTAATTCCCAAGAATGACAGGAACAGGAGCTACTCTGTGCTCTATGTCCCGAAAGTGGAGGGCCTGCATAAG GTGAAGGTGTTGTTTGCTGGACAGGACATTGACAGAAGCCCTTTCCTAGTAAATGTGTCTAAAGCACTGGGTGACCCAAACAAGGTGCAGGCCCGTGGGCCAGGTTTGGAACCGGTGGGGAATGTGGCCAATAAACCCACCTATTTTGACATCTACACAGCAG GTGCGGGAGCGGGCGATGTCGGTGTGATCATTGTGGACTCTCAGGGCCGCAGAGACACAGTGGAGATCATTCTGGAAAACAAGGGCGACAGTGTTTTCCGCTGCACATACGGCCCCATTTTGGAGGGCCCTCACACTATATATGTGACATTCGCTGGCCAGCAGATACCCAGAAGCCCTTTCACTGTCCACATCTCAGAGG CAAGCAACCCCAATGCCTGTCGGGCCATCGGGCGCGGCCTGCAGCCCAAGGGTGTGCGTGTGAAGGAGGTGGCCGACTTTAAGGTGTACACGAAGGGAGCAGGCAGTGGAGAACTACGTGTGCAAGTCAAAGGGCCAA GAGGTGGCGATGAGCCTGTGAAGGTGCAAGAGCTGGGTGACGGTGTGTATGAATGTGATTACTACCCCATTTTCACTGGAAAATACATTATCACCATTACTTGGGGTGGCCACGCCATTCCCCGCAG cCCATTTGAGGTGGTCATAAGTGAAGATGCAGGCCCTCAGAAGGTGAGGGCTTGGGGTCCAGGCTTGGAGACAGGCATGGTTGGCAAATCAGCTgactttgtggtcgaggccattGGCACTGAGGTTGGAACTCTGG GTTTCTCCATCGAAGGCCCCTCACAGGCTAAGATAGAGTGTGATGATAAGGGAGATGGGTCTTGTGATGTTTTGTACTGGCCCACTGAGCCTGGTGACTATGCGGTCCATGTCATCTGTGATGATGAAGATATCAAAGACAGCCCATTTATGGCCCACATCCTCCCTGCAGCCAATGACGTCTTTCCTGAGAAG ATTAAGTGCTACGGCCCTGGGCTAGAACCAACCGGGTGCATTGTAAACAAACCTGCTGAATTTACAATTGACGCCCGTGGAGCTGGAAGAGGACATCTACAGATTTACGCTCAG GATTCAGAAGGCTTCCCAATCAACATCCAGATCACAGATAATGGTGACAGCACATATTTCTGCATCTACATACCCACCAAGCCCATCAAACACACTATCGTCATCACCTGGGGAGAGGTCAACGTTCCCAACAGTCCATTCAGG GTGGCCATTGGAGAAGGCAGTCATCCAGAGAACGTGAAGGTTCATGGTCCTGGAGTAGAGAAGACTGGCTTGAAGGCCAGTGAACCCACTTACTTTACTGTGGATTGCAGTGAGGCCGGACAAG GAGATGTCAGCATTGGGATTAAATGTGCTCCTGGCGTGGTGGGACCTGCCGAAGCAGATATTGATTTTGATATCATTAAAAATGACAACGACACATTCACAGTGAAGTATACGCCCCCTGGAGCAGGACGCTACACCATCATGGTGCTATTTGCTGATCAA GAAATTCCAATCAGCCCCTTCCGTATCAAAGTTGATCCATCCCATGATGCTAATAAAGTGAAAGCAGAGGGTCCCGGACTCAACAAGACAG GTGTGGAAGTGGGCAAGCCGACCCACTTCACGATCTACACTAAAGGAGCAGGCAAGGCAACACCTGAGGTTCACTTTACCACAGCTGGGAAAGGAGAAGCCGTCAGTGACTTCGAGATCATCGATAACCATGACTATTCTTTCACTGTGCGTTACACTGCGTTACAGCAG GGTAACATGAGCATATCTGTGTGCCATGGTGGTGACCCTATCCCCAAAAGCCCTTTTACCATCACTGTTGCCCCTCCTTTGGATCTCAACAAGGTCAAAGTTCAAGGACTCAACAACA AAGTCGACGTAGGGAAAGATGAGGAGTTTACCATTAACACACGTGGTGCGGGAGGTCAAGGAAAGGTGGACGTCAAGATTACATCACCTTCTCGCCGGCCAATCCCGTGCAAGGTTGAATCTGGAACATCCAATGAGGTGTACACTGTTAAATACATTCCCCCTGAAGAGGGGCCCTACAAAGTGGACATCAGCTATGATGGAAACCCTGTGCCTGGAAGTCCTTTCACGGTGGAGGGAGAGATGCCTCCAGATCCCTCAAAG GTACGAGCCTATGGCCCTGGCCTAAAGGGAGGTATTGTGGGTAAACCTGCTCCATTTGCCATTGACACCAAAGGTGCAGGTACAGGGGGTCTCGGGCTGACTGTGGAGGGTCCATGTGAAGCCAAGATTGAGTGCCAGGACAATGGAGATGGATCTTGCTCGGTATCCTATCTGCCCACTGAGCCTGGAGAGTATTCCATCAACATCCTGTTTGCTGATGCTCACATCCCTGGTTCTCCCTTCAAAGCCATGGTGCAGTCTGTCTTTGACCCCAGCAAGGTCACAGCTAGTGGACCAGGGCTGGAGAGAGGAAAGGTCAATGAAGCGGCTTCGTTCACAGTGGACTGCTCTAAAGCAGGCGAGGCGGAGTTGACCATTGAGATTATTTCAGATTCAGGAGCGCAGGCTGAGGTTCATGTCCAGAATAACAGCGATGGAACATATTCTATCACCTACATCCCTCCTTTCCATGGAATGTACACCATCACGATTAAATATGGAGGACATGCAGTGCCGAAGTTCCCTGCGAGGGTTCAGGTGGATCCTGCTCTCGATACAAGTGGAATCAAGGTCTACGGTCCAGGAGTGGAACCCAGAG GGGTGCTTCGAGAGGTCACTACACACTTTGTCATTGACACTCGGGTTCACAGCAAGATGGGTGGAAACCACGTCAAAGTTCGGATTGTTAACCCATCAGGTGCCAACACTGATGCGTACATCACTGACAAAGGAGATGGCACTTATAGAGTGGAGTATACAGCATTTGAGGATG GTGTGCATCTGATAGAGGTGCTGTATGATGACGTACCTGTTCCTAAGAGCCCATTTAGGGTGGCGGTAACCGAAGGTTGTGATCCCAGCCGTGTACGTGCCTATGGTCCTGGTCTGGAAGAGGGTCTGGTCAACAAACCCAACCGCTTCACTGTGGAGACCAG GGGTGCTGGCACAGGTGGCCTTGGATTGGCCATCGAGGGTCCATCAGAAGCTAAGATGTCTTGTAAAGATAACAAAGATGGCAGCTGTAGCGTGGAGTATATTCCTTTCACTCCTGGAGAATATGATGTCAACATTACTTTCGGAGGTCTGCCTATCCCAG GTAGCCCATTCAGGGTGCCTGTGAGGGAGCTAGTGGATCCAAGTAAGGTGAAGTGTTCTGGTCCTGGTTTGGGAAGCGGAGTAAGAGCCCACGTTCCTCAAACCTTCACCGTGGACTGCAGCAAAGCAGGACTCGCCCCACTAGAGGTGCTTCTGTATGGACCCACAG GGATGACAGAGCCAGTGAATATCACAGACAACGGTGAAGGCATACACACGGTGACCTACACTCCTGCTAAAGATGGACCTTACACTGTGTGTGTCAAATATGCAGACCAAGAAGTGCCACGCAG TCCGTTTAAGATCAAGGTGTTGCCTGCTCATGATGCCAGTAAAGTTCGTGCCAGCGGTCCCGGACTGAACGCTTCCGGTGTTCCCGCCAGCCTGCCGGTGGAGTTCACCATCGATGCCCGTGACGCAGGCGAGGGGCTTCTCACCGTACAGATACTG GACCCAGAAGGAAAACCAAAGAAAGCCAACATTCGAGATAACAGAGATGGAACATACACCGTGTCCTACGTCCCAGATATGACGGGACGCTACACTATTACAATCAAATATGGTGGAGATGAGATCCCATACTCACCCTATCGCATACATGCGCTGCCCAGTGGAGATGCCAGCAAATGCCATGTAACAG TGTCAATTGGGGGACACGGATTGG GCTCTGGGCTCGGACCCACTATTCAAATTGGCGAGGAGACCGTTATCACTGTGGATGCAAAGGCTGCTGGGAAGGGGAAAGTCACCTGCAAAGTGTCAACTCCAGACGGTGCAGAGCTAGACGTGGATGTGGTGGAGAACGCAGACGGGACATTTGATATCTATTATACTGCTCCAGAGCCTGGGAAATACGTCATAACCATTCGCTTTGGAGGAGAGCACATTCCCAACAGCCCCTTCCATGTGGTG GCATCTGATACCATCCCTATAATCGAGGAACCGTGTGATAAACTACAGTTACAGCAGCCCTACGCCCCCTACCAGGGCTACACCCCTCACTGG GCCACAGAGGAACCAGTCACTGCAGTGGATGCCATGGAGCCAATGCTCCGCCCGTTCAATCTGGTTATTCCATTTACTGTGCAAAAGGGGGAGATTACAG gtgaggTACGCATGCCATCTGGTAAAACCGCCCGTCCACACATCACTGATAACAAGGACGGGACTGTGACGGTCAAATATGCCCCCACTGAGAAGGGCCTACATGAGATGGACATCAAATATGATGGCAACCACATACCAG GAAGTCCGCTGCAGTTCTATGTGGATGCTATTAACAGCGGACATGTGAATGCATACGGTCCTGGTCTGAGTCATGGCATGGTCAACAAACCCGCCACCTTCACTATCGTCACTAAGGATGCTGGAGaag GTGGTCTGTCTTTGGCAGTGGAAGGCCCTTCTAAAGCAGAGATCAGCTGTAAAGATAATAAAGATGGCACCTGCACTGTGTCCTACCTGCCAACGGCCCCAGGAGACTATAATATAATCGTCAAGTTTGATGACAAGCACATCGCTGGAAGCCCCTTTACAGCCAAGATCACAG GTGATGACTCCATGAGGACGTCTGAGCTGAACGTTGGCACATCCACAGACGTGTCACTGAAGATCACAGAGACAGACCTGAGCTCCCTGACTGCTAGCATCAGAGCCCCATCTGGAAACGAGGAGCCCTGCCTGCTGAAGAGACTTCCAAACCGACACATCG GAATATCCTTCACTCCTAAAGAGGTGGGTGAGCATGTGGTCAGCGTGAAGAAGAATGGAAAACACGTGACCAACAGCCCATTCAAGATCATGGTGGGCCAGTCTGAGATAGGAGACGCCAGTAAGGTGAAGGTGTTTGGGAAAGGACTGATTGAAGGACACACCTTTGAAGTGGCTGAGTTCATTGTGGACACCAGAACTGCAG GTTATGGAGGTCTCGGTCTGTCCATCGAGGGGCCCAGCAAAGTTGACATTAACTGTTCGGACGTGGAAGATGGAACCTGTAAAGTGACCTACTGCCCAACCGAACCCGGAACTTACATCATCAACATCAAATTTGCAGACCAACATGTGCCAG GAAGTCCATTTACAGTGAAGGTTCTGGGTGAAGGAAGAATGAAGGAGAGCATCACCAGAAAGAGGCAGGCGCCCTCTATTGCCTCGGTGGGCAGCACTTGCGACCTCAACCTCAAGATTCCAG GTGAATCAGGTACACAGGAAATGACTGCACAGGTGACGAGTCCCAGCGGCAACACAGAGGACGCTGAGATCATAGAGGGAGAGGACAGCACCTATAGTGTGCGTTTTGTGCCTCAGGAGATGGGCCCCCACACTGTCAATGTCAAATACAGGGGACAGCATGTCCCCGGAAGCCCCTTCCAGTTCACCGTGGGGCCCCTGGGAGAGGGAGGGCCCCATAAGGTTCGGGCTGGTGGTACTGGTTTGGACAGAGGTGTGGCTGGAGTACCAG CTGAGTTCAGTATCTGGACCCGTGAGGCCGGTGCTGGTGGTTTGTCCATAGCTGTCGAGGGGCCCAGCAAAGCAGAAATTTCCTTTGAGGACAGGAAGGATGGTTCCTGTGGGGTGGCCTATGTGGTGCAGGAACCTG ggGACTATGAAGTTTCAATCAAATTTAACGACGAGCATATCCCAGACAGCCCTTTTATCGTTCCTATTGCATCAGTGTCAGATGACGGCCGCCTGCTCACCGTCACCAGCCTGCAG GAGATGGGTCTGAAGGTGAATCAAGAAGCCTCGTTTGCCGTGCAGCTGAACGGAGCGCGAGGGGCGATTGATGCAAAGGTTCACACACCATCTGGAGCAGTGGAGGAGTGTTACATCACCGAGCTAGACAATG ATAAACACGCCATACGGTTTATTCCACGAGAGAACGGCGTCCACTCCATCGATGTCCGTTTTAACGGGAGTCACATCCCTGGCAGTCCCTTCAAGATCCGTGTAGGGGAACCCGGCCAGGCGGGAGATCCAGGAATGGTGACGGCTTTCGGGGCTGGACTGGAGGGGGGAACTACAG GTGTACCGTCAGACTTCATTGTAAACACGTGTAACGCTGGCTCAGGAGCTCTGTCGGTCACCATCGACGGCCCATCGAAGGTGAAGATGGATTGTCAGGAGTGTCCAGAAGGATACAAGGTCACCTACACACCCATGGCTCCCGGTAGCTACCTCATCTCCATTAAATACGGAGGACCGCAGCATATCGTGGGCAGCCCCTTCAAAGCCAAAGTCTCTG GTGCACGTCTGTCCGGAGGACACTCTCTGCACGAAACGTCATCGGTTCTGGTGGAAACGGTCATGAAATCGTCCTCAGTGGCCGGATCCTTCTCTACTCTGCCGAAGTTCTCGTCCGACGCCAGTAAGGTGATCTCCAGGGGGGCCGGACTCTCCAAAGCCTTCATTGGCCAGAAGAACACCTTCACAGTGGACTGCAGTAAAGCAG GGACAAATATGTTGATGGTAGGAGTGCACGGGCCAAAGACTCCCTGTGAGGAAGTGTACGTCAAGCACATGGGCAACAGAATGTACAATGTCACATACACAGTGAAGGAGAAAGGCGACTACATCCTGATAGTCAAATGGGGTGAAGAAATGGTGCCCGGAAGCCCTTTCCACGTCACCGTGCCTTAA